A region of the Cydia strobilella chromosome 18, ilCydStro3.1, whole genome shotgun sequence genome:
attataggtaaccacaacttatatataagtgtcttgtacctgtgaacaatagtggacatgcagtaaacttatggctatatgaaattagtacattacattaactaaaatatttactataaaaatattttattaatattttattaagtattactTTAGAATTTTTAAGAAACTATGACTAACTAACTACTTTGGGACATCCAGTGAGCCAACATATTTCGTCACCTTTCTTTTAAACTGTTCAAGTTTGTCGTTGAATATGTCAACTCCCGCAGAGCCTGGGATGTGATTGTATGATTTAGCCATTCTTAAAAGGGCAGAGCTAGCGTTTCTTAATAGGAATCCTAACATACGAGACgcttttttaatgatgtttgtGTAATGGGCATTGAAATTTAACTTACTATCTATTGTTACTCCCAGGTCACGGATTGTATCAACCTTTTCAAGTTGCGTGCCTCCGATAGTGTAACAAGTGGGCACAATAGTTTTATTGCGAGTAAAAGAGATGTAAAAGCATTTTTTGGCATTCAACGTCATTCTATTCTGGGAGCACCAATTACTCaacctagtaaaaaaaaaacgtttcaatttaataaatgtttctgatttctgatttctgagtAGGCAAGCGATCGCAACACCACCGTAACGTTGGTCGAGGGAAAGTGGCGGTAGCGCCTGGTTGCTgcttaattaaaaacaaatgaacgGTGCCGCTCGACGTCTCTACATCTACTGAAGCAATGCGGGCTCTAAATTAGAGATCGGGAATATTCTCGTAGATGACAACGGTTTCAACGAAGTTACTTTATTTtgtgactagcttttgcccgcgacttcgtctgcgcggacttagtaacagcagcagtaagtatagcgcctggaaaaattctcatggcaatcattcaatttgagcatattatgtacacaaattagcagacattcattaattatctcaattccggcccgcttttcactttcttaagggatgattttcgggacaAAAAcaaccctatgtccttctccgggactcaaactatctctatgtcaaatttcaactaaaacggttcagcggtttaagcgtgaagcggtaacacacagacagacagacagacagactttcgcatttataatattagtatggattatatctATTGAAAGCCGATTTAAAACTTACAATTTGATGTCCATTTTAACTCATTGTGACATCAACACCACATGTTTGGTGAGATCGAAATAAGTTTGGTTACAGAATTTTAAAGTTCAAATGTCCTGTATTATTTTTGCTTACCGTCAGGTAATGCGTTTTCCTCAATAAAAAAAGACATTGGAATTGTCCAATTTACCACTCAATTAGCAATGTGCCGAAGATAATATTCAAGGATTGCAGTTCCCATGAAATGTACTCCAAAGAGTGCCGTAAATGTTAACTGAAACAGTCGTTAACAGTTAAGAACATTGAGAAATAATCCCTATTTAATCTGAACGTAATCTTTCTAAGTGGAAACTCGCATGAGCATAGAGCAAAGATCATATCCGTAACAAATCCATATCAAGTTTATAACTCGTTAttgcaatcagaatacgcctcatgGTCTGATACAACAACTGCGTCTATAAAATTCAGGAACAATTATTGATAGCTATTGGAGTCTAATTCTGATAAAACAACTTGTAACAGTTTTGATTTTATATTGATACGATCTTGAtaatcgctcacgctgattgttgcatgcgaaatgaagtgagtcGTACGTGAGATGCGCAATTGCGCACCAATAATCaggacgatcgtcaaggtcgtatcaaaacccgTTCAAAACCGTAACCAGTTGTTAAATATGAATAGGTTTCATAGTTACTTTTAAATGGTTTGCGTAACATGTTGAAAAACATTGAATGTCGATGACGATGATTACATTTCAGGATATTTTATCACTAACCTACCTACATACAAAGCTTACATTAAACATTGAATAACATACGTTACCTACGTGACGGAATGTTTAACGTTAATTAATACCCGATTTATTTCGCTCATAATTAAACTTGACAAGTGTTAATGAAAGTTTGGGCATAATACGATAATGATAACAGgaattaatgttataattaaatatttctgtGTTTTTAAACGAgtagatatttaaaatatgtattacttatcaGTACAATACTATATATACAGACCGCGGGACATAAGGGATTGCAGGCGAAGTAATTTTACTTTTAGAAATTTGGGCCGCGCGCTGGTGTGGGACGTCACCTGCGCAGATACGTTGGCGGCGTCCTACATTTCAGCTACCAGCAAACAGGCCGGGGCGGCGGCTGACGTCCGAGAACGCTTCAAGGCGAATAAATATAGTTGTCTCGGCGCACACTACGAGTTTGCAGCTTTTGGCGTCGAGACACTAGGCCCTTGGGGTAAGGGGGCACGGGGGCTCCACAAAGCGCTTAGCAAACGCCTGagggaggccacaggtgaccctcgcgcgggcggctttctcgcgcaaagattggccatagcaatccagcgcgggaatgccgcctgcgtaatgggcaccttgcctagggggcaaaatttagaaagtcattttatgtaagtatttttatgtttatttttactttagtataatttagtattattatttagaaattTATAATAACCTAAAAGTTCAAGCTACTCAGGAATCTCAGGATCTCTCGGCCTGTGTGGCGTAGTGTCTCGCGGCGTCATGGCGGGTGCTGGCGGATGGACATCAGTAGCGTCCGCGCTCCTCTTGCACCTCGCCAACGGCGTCAACAACCGCCGCCGGCGCGACGTGCAGCGAGGGGCTCGGCAATGTTGTATGAAAATGCATTGCCGGCGCGTCACATTATAGCACATGTAAAATGGTACTTCACAGCCTATTATCGCGGACAGTAGGACAATATTTCCGCGTATGTTTGAAAAAACCTAATATTTTTGTCTACGACTCCCTAGAAGGTTTTTACAAACCACACAGTCATgtattatgtaggtaagtacttacacGAACAGGCGCTAAAGAAGAAATGAAGACGTGGAATGTAATAATGTCATCCGCCTCCTTAAATCCTCGCAGGTTTTAGATTTACGGCCGAGAGggaaatgtaggtatttagaaGTCGAGAAAAACACTGCGCTGGGCACAACTCTTTACCTTGTTTTCTTTTCAACGTTAAACGTCATGAATTATACCTACTGGTTTGGTTCCCTACCATATATAATCATCATGAGACGACAATTTTCTCGGAAACAAaaatttctgtctgtctgtccatctgtcatcaggctgtatctcatgaaccgtgattttcacagattatgtatttctgttgccgctataacaataaatagaataaaataaatatttaagtgggggctcccatacaacaaacgtgattttttttgccgtgttttgcgtaatggtacggaaccatagtgcgcaagtccgactcgcacttttttaGAAATGGCGTCTTAAAACTGGCCGTGTTCGTAAAGCGACTCTGATGCCGGTCCCTTGCCGGCACGGTGCCCTTGACGAAAGCctctattttttgttttatgtgtCAGCCGTCCGCAGCCTGAATATGCATCACCTTTCCTGTCGTTCCTATCTCCTTCCCCAATTAATGTGCTAATCCTACCTTTGTAAGTTTTTTGCTAACAAGGTTTTGAGAATGTCGAAATTTTACACTTCTTTTTATAGTTTGTTAGTCATTGAAATGGATGTAGCCTTAATTCGCAGTTAAAAGCGTGGACGATGGTGCAAAGATGGTATATATCTACACCATCTGATATACCTGAGCGCAAACTTAGGATACCGAAGTTGCTAAATATTTGTGACTGATACTAAATCTCAATTTCGGAAATGTCCTTAATTGTAAACATAGGTCAGAACCCTAAAATTGCAGCATATTGCGAGTCAAATAAATGAGCTAGATCAATTCCTCGAAGTTTCAGTGCACAAATGACACTCCTAGAGCTGACAAAGGCAGGCTTTCCACAGAAATACATTTCAATAAGCACCTATTTACATTTAAGTCATTCCTATTGAACGCCATATTACATTCAATAGGCTACCTATTGAAAGCCAGGCTTGAATGATTCAAATGtttattcaaaataattatgttaattattCAGATTAGCGAGCGTCTGGGCGCGTTGTGAAAAGGGACACTTTGTATGGAACTCGATGCTTATTACAAGTTTTAAAATCGCAACTTGATTTTCTAGTGTGCAAACTGAGTAGACCTTTGAGCGGGTCTTGCAGCGGGGCAACCGGCACTGCGTCCATTTTAACCCTTTGAGCGCTAAacacgtcaactgacgcgcgccactacagcccaatatcaaccttcgtgcactGCGACAAGGTACACGATGACTCGCCGGGAAAGAGACAGGCGTTGCGCTCAAAGGTTGAAATAAATGCAAAGGTATGCAAGAGTGACGAGAGGCCCCGGGCAGTACACGCTGCTTAAATCCCTTCGAAGCTCGACGCCATGCTGCGCTCGTGCACATGAACTGAACGCGTCACTGGACGCTCGCCACTAAGGCTGCCTTTCTACTGAGGCtaagatgagaggagacgtgcggTTATCAACCAaatagcattggttgtaatccagcggCGTGGAGAAGATAACCCATGCTACTTATTAATTGATTCCagcacgtctcctctcatctccgctcaCTGCtactcagtggaaaggcagccttaggTCGTAAACTTATTCATAAGGTATGAACTTGACACAACATGAAGTGCGTCTCGCTGCACAAGCGAGAGACTAGCACTGCGGGGCGTGTCAGGATTGTATGTTGTTAATAACATTTCAAGTTGAGATTTTAAATTCTGAATTTTCCTCAGTCATTTCGGCACCAGcgatttgtaaataaattggtGAGCTTTATTCAACTCCCAATTAAAAAAACTGACATAAAATATTAGTAGAAGTAAAATTAAttggaaagtaaattaaaaaatacagcggcGAAAATTCTAATGTGCGGTTTAAGGTTATTTTACTaatgtacatattaaatatattaatgacgggtcactcacgtgttttaagtcgaaaacgctcgacgcTCGCTCGAGGATAGGGAGCCTTTGAACAGTCCGGGTGTATACATGATTCCTTGCTCCTGTGGGAAAAACTACATAGGAGAGACGggccgaaacatttccaccagattgtccgagcacatacgtagtatgaagaacagggatagccggggttctgcggtgacggaacacgtgttggattcggattcgactcactatatacgtttcgataaggtaactgtgctggcgaaagaaaagtttgtgattcagcgaaaagtacgggaggctatcgaaattggtcgtcatccgaattttaaccgtgattgtggttggtcagtgcctccgagctggaaaactgttttgggtactacgtcggtggacagtgtggacgaaccattagcgaatgacgtagtgagtgttgtgtgcaacccatcatttgacaataatgccgtaaacgagggtagtttctcgccccccctgccgccaccggcgcccgcgccgagtcatcgggcgcggagggctgcggcccgcagtctgcgccggtccgtcaccgtcgacgcaagctcctgatgacgctcctcggtacggagtgaaacatgtcgagcgttttcgacttaaaacacgtgagtgacccgtcattaatatatttaatatgtctatgtctcacggatgtacatattaattagaaaatgttatttaaggTCACCTTTCTCTGCCCGGTTTGAGTTAAAGCTCTAGACCCGATAAGTCCGAACTACTTAGGGTACCTACGGACCTAAACTAAGATTAGTAACAGCTGGTATTCGGACTTGTGAAAAAATAAGGTTGGtcactattaaataaattatttcacaccactCACGTGGGCATCAAAAAGCTATTGGAAAAACTGCTGTAATTTTTGATACGATTTATATTTCACCATTTGAACGCCAAAAACCCTTAAAGGCGTCGTAAGAACTCGTGTCCGTGGCGTCATAAACGCTTATAAGTGCGTATGGCGTGCGTTGCCAAAGTAAGCTCATGACTGAGATATTGGCGTGTGCATGACGTTCTTGGGTTTGACAGATCGCAttcaaaaggttaataaatTGGAAAGAACTATTACAAAGAGAAGGTATTCGACCTTGACATCACCCGTTTTTGTTTCGTTCGAGGCAGGCCCTTCAATTCTTTCTTCTTTAGACAGCTGTCTAGGTATGTCTAATTCCTATAATCCGCGTCTCAAATGAACTAGAACATATAGATAGCCGATAATATTTTCAATCTTGTCTTGCCTTCTGCTCCTGGATATCTAAAAAATAAGATCCCGTTTGATACTCCTTGTCCTGGCTGTAAGCTGCGTACATCTCGTGCTCTCAAACTCTCAATTCCTGCTCACCGCAGCACTGGGTTTATTACTAACTCCTTAGCTGTCCAGGCGAGTCGTCTCTGGAATTCACTCACTCTCAATATTAGACAAGCCCCGAGCAAGTTAGCTTTCAAGCGGATCGTACATAAGTATCTGCTGACACAAGAGTTCAAGTAGCGTTATATTATGAGTAAGTAGGTATGAAATATGTAGTAgtatattaattatgtaatatattctagtatttttatttgtgtattcgATATGTAGTTTATCAGTATTATTAGTTGTTCAGTTGTTTTCCATAGTTCTAATAAATTCCTTTGttctccttgcaccatttttACATGTCTTTGTTTAGCtcgatggttgactggtagaaattgtagagaatgccattaggaattaagtccgccatttgtacattattttgtgttacatacatttatttacatacaagatatatacagtggtactacgtaaacgaaattaataactagcttaaatctaaaataggctcttgaggcattgtaccaaggatgctggcggcatttccccgctgtatcgcaatgctaattatttttatgttttgtgcaataaagtttaaataaataaatagtgtctGTTTTTTTAGCCAGGCAATGATGGGCAATGTAAGTACCTAGTAAGTAGGTGTTATTGGCGTTAATCCCAATATAGCAGCAAAGTGGGCAGAAGCGGCCGCCACTGTCCTAAACCAACAGATCTAGTTGTTTCAGCCGCGAGCCTCGAATAACAACGATTGTCTTAGTTTAGGACATTAGAAATAGTTTCCATCATATCGGTCGAGACCAAGAAACCGATTCAGatctgatttaacaatttgttatggttttgatcttgttttgataaaATCTTAACGAAAATCTTAGTGATCggtgcgcatctcacgcacaccTTTCATTGCGTGTCGCCAACTCAGCGCGATCTATCttcaaagtcgtatcaaaacaagatcaaaaccataaccaATTGTCAAATCAATCGGCCTATATACTCAGAACGGGTCTATTGTTTTccaaaaagttttaagtcataatgtactattatgccgccagttcattcatttattcctttataaaacatagttttacatgtcaaatacagtatttcatatttacaactatttacatcattatttttggcacatttggtccgggggataatcagagtggggggtaatattgtatttgttgtcataaataatttgtatgttTGATTGTTACTctagtttaaattttatatcatgtctgaattaaattaaatctctAGTGtcaataacataataaactCCATAATAAAGAAAACCAATTTAaactaaaatgtattaaaacgtAAATAGAATTACTTCTCTTTAGGTAatgtattattgtttgtccgcattttcgtaaGTCACAATTTGATTagttcagaaacgcgtaacttttcaggattgccataaaacaaacctaacctaataggataacctgaggaaaatcctgaagagTTAACGATTCCAGTTTTAGggctaatgataatatgacaaacaATATATTATGACTAAAAactttatgtcaaacaaagggaaaaaaactgtcaaactcagaacttatttataaaatattatttaatatttatcaattGCTTTTCGGTAAAAGAGAATATCGCGAGAAAACTTGAATAGGCAAAACAAATCAAACTAGTATAAAACAATTCTCATAAAGTTGTTGTGGATATTAATATAACAACCTTGTCAAACGACAGGGGGCTATGCGTGATGCTCCATGTGGAATAATTATTTTAGAGTAGCAATGCGCAAGTTGCAGAACATTCTCAAAATAGGTTGTAGacacatgttaaattttataattaaatccagttaaatagatagaaaatgagaaacttggaaacttaaaatagttatttgttatacaagggtgcaaagttgtattttacccgcgagtgtggaattgaaatacgagaaagcgaaaggattctatagttgaaccacgagcgaagcgagtggttctaaaatataatcctgagcgtagcgagtgtttcaacacacgagaagtaaaatacatttgcacccgtgtgtaacacaaaacttttcccctcactatagcgaggaaagtgcaacatccacaggcgttagatcatcttcatcactagaattactatttttttttacgataatacgatattataacagaaactctggaagttgtgtattttaacgtatcggagtcggtgagaaaatttttgttgacaatgttgacatttctgacgatgcgttttgaaattgcatcgactcaacttgtgcgttcagaattacattcaacattatttaaaaaaaacaagtttcttatggaatttaaggtttattacttaaaatcatataaagctaaatttggtatttattattaaattcttaaaccatttatttatgataattaatatcgaacgaaccattattatgagcgttttacgttttgttatctgtcaaaactgtcaaaagctacttaaacacgctccatccaaggtcaaattactttacccactagtggataaaatgcgtttttccccgctagttttaaaggataaaagacggctttccgagctagtgaggggaaaaataatatacatagatCTTGCCTTGCACCATATTCTAGCAAATAAAGATAATGTTTTTTgggaatccatactaatattataaatgcgaaagtctgcctatctgtctgtctgtgtgttccttcttcacgcttaaacggcTGAACCAGCCTTTTTAGCTAAGTATGTAGTAATGTTACGAATAAGGCACTGATGAAATTAGgattttacattgcaatttgacattttttttctaccattagcctacttactattatacgacatcaataaattgaaataataactattaataataaactgacagatcaattcaattaatcatttaccaatataattatttttgacgatatattTGTTCCTTCGGTTAAAGCTCATTTTTGAATGTAGGGGTAGGTTACACAGTAAAAGACATGTCTCTTCGATGCAGGTGTAATTGCAACTGAACTAGTGATCTACTACggctacatatatatgtatagatacgTTTAACATACCGGCCGCCAAAACTAAcagttttcaataaaattaaacaattcaaACAGAGGGCATGCACTGTCGTTTACAAAAAAGATGAAAATTGTATGATAcgtacaatatttataacactttagtaaaaattattcacttcagtacatgcaaaatcgtttCACTCACTTCACCATATACCTACTTCACTGTACTTGATTTGGCATAGTATAACTACTCATTTAATGTCTTAGgaagtaatattaattttgataaaGGTCTTTTAAGCTCGTGGTCTCCCTTGCACTGTACAGTTACCACTCTCACCAGGTTATCTGCTCCAGGATGAAGATACTTGACCCTCCCTAGTAACCATTTAGTAGGTGGCGTAATTTCATCCTTTATGATTACTAAATCTCCAATGCAGGGTGCTGGTACGGCAACTTGCCACTTATATCTTTGTTGCAATGTGTTAAGGTAATCGTTTTGCCATTGGCGCCAAAAGTTCTGTGTCATCTTCTGTACTAACTGCCATCTGGTAAGtatatttacttttttgtgCTCGTAATTTAAGTCAGGAACACTGACCAAGGGCTCACCCACTAAGAAATGTCCAGGCGTTAGTGGGACTCCTGTGGTACTGTCTATTTCACAAAGAGGACGACTATTTAGACAGGCCTCGACCTGGGTCAACAGAGTCGCTAATTCTTCATAAGTCAGTTTAGTATCCTTATTTACTCCGGCtaaatgtcgtttggcagacTGAACTCCCGCTTCCCACAGGCCTCCGTATGAAGGCATTCTTGGGGGGATGAAGTGCCACGTTGTTCCTTCAGTAGCCATCAGTTCGGCCACTTCGCTGGCTAAATTGTTTTTCCCAGGTTCAAACATGCCTTTCAACTCTTTGGCAGAACCTATAAAATTGGTACCATTGTCGCTCCAAATATCTTTACAATGGCCTCTGCGCGCAACAAATCTTCTGAAAGCAGCTATGAAAGCTTGTGAAGTCAGATCTGATACAGCCTCAAGATGGATAGCTTTCGTAGCCATGCATACGAACAAACAGATGTATCCCTTAGTCGCATGATGTCCTCGGCCTTTAGAGGTTCTCATTAAAATAGGTCCAGCATAGTCAACGCCACTATTTAAAAAGGGTCGATTTTGGTTAACTCTGACTGTTGGCAGCTGGCCCATGAACTGATTCTTGACTTTAGCTTTGTCTATGACACATGTCTTGCAATTGTAAATGCATTTTCGGATGGATGACTTTAAGCCGATAACCCAATATTTGGTTTTCACGTAAGTCATCATTAACTGATTCCAACCATGAAGTGTTCTAGTGTGGGCCTCATTAACAATTAACTTTGTAATATGTTGGTTGCGTGGAATAATAATTGGATGCTTTGTCTCTTCAGACAATGAGGCATTTTGAAGACGTCCTCCCACTCTTAACAAACCTTTCTCGTCTAAGAATGGTGCAAGTGTGATTAGGGTACTTCTTTTCTTAACTCTTCCATCTCTTTTCAAATCGTCTATATCTTTTCCATATACTAAATTTTGATAGAACCTTATACATTCTTCTTCCACTTTTTCCATTTCTTTAACTGTTAAATGTTTACTCTCTTCTAGTTCTCCTTTTCTTTCAGGTAACAATGTTAACATTCTTCTGCAATAAGCTAGCACTCTCTTCATTCGTGACATTGTCGAAAATCTCTCCCATATAGGCCTTTCATCTACAAGTACATGACATGTCGTTTTTGATTCTAATTCTGTTTGTGCACTTTCTGTTTTTTCATATTCTACTTGGTCTCTCTTAAGCCATTCTGGCCCACTCCACCACAGATCTTGTGTAGCTAATTCTGGCGCTTTGACTCCTCTTGTCGCGATGTCCGCTGGATTGTCAGCAGATTGCACATGTCTCCAACGATCATTATCTATCAATCGTGTAATATCTGCTGTCCTATTCGCTACAAACGTTTTCCAGCGACTAGGTTGAGATTGCAGCCAAGCCAGTACGACCATTGAGTCCGtccaaacaaatattttatttttaggaattTCCAGAAGTTCCGCGACATCACTGATCAATTCTGCTAATAAGGCTGCAGCACAAAGCTCTAATTTTGGAATAGAAAGTTGTTTCAGAGGTGCGACTTTAGTCCTTGATGCGATCATAGAGACGTATACTACTTCACGTCTAACAACCTTCAGGTACGTCACGGCTGCATAAGCTTGAGTGGATGCATCTGAAAATCCGTGCAGCTCAACGTGATCATCTTCTCGTGTCATGTTTAACCAACGCTGAACCTTGATGTCTTTTAAATTTATCAGTTCTTCCCTATAGCGAATCCACTCGTCTGTCAAGTCCGATGGTAATTCATCATCCCAACCCAGATGACTCAACCATAACTTCTGAATTAAAACTTTAGCAGTTATTATTACAGGTGCTAGCCACCCAAAGGGGTCGAACAGGCGAGCAACATCAGAAAGTATAGACCTCTTAGTTATAGGGCTTCTCATCTCGGGTAAGTTTACTGTAATTTCAAACATATCGTCTTGTCTATTCCAGGTCAAACCAAGAATCTTTATTATTTTGTCCATTTTGATTTCTAGTGTGTCTCTTGTACTATTGTCTTCTTTCAAATATTCTAAAACTTCATCTGAATTGCTAGACCATTTTTGCATTTGAAATCCTCCTCTTCtcaatatttctttaatttctTGGCACGTTTTCTTCGTTTCTTCTATGTTTTCATTTCCTACCATTAGATCATCCATGTAAAACGACTTCTTTATTACTGGTGCAGTTTCAGGAAATTCGTGAGCTTCATCCTCGGCCAATTGGTTTAATGTACGGACTGCTAAGAATGGCGCTGCAGCGGTCCCAAAAGTCACAGTTGTTAACTCATAGCTCTCGAACTCATCTTCTGGTCTATCTCGCCAGACAATACGTTGCAGATTTATGTGTTCTTTTGTCATATTTATCATCCTATACATTTTCACGATATCTCCTACGACGCAAATCTTGTGTTTTCGCCAAGTTACTACTAGGCTCCGAAGATCGGGTTGTAAGACCGGTCCTACCATCATTGTGTCATTGAGAGAGTGACCGTGTGAGCCCTTAGCAGAAGCATCGTAGACTATGCGCACTTTACTAGTGTCTTTGTCCTCTCGAATTACAGCAAAGTGAGCAAGATACAGTGCATTGTCATCGTTTTGTTTTTCTGATCTTCGCAAGTGTCCCATGTCCTTGTACTCATTTATAACTTTTGTGTATTCCTTCTTTAACTTAACGTCTTTTCCAAATTTCCTTTCCAGGCTCTTAAATCGATTGATAGCCTGTTGTTTCGTATCACCACATAGATCAACTGTTTCTTTAACGTTTTGTTTCAATGGTAAGTGTACCGCATATCTTCCGCTTTCATCTCTTTTAGTTGTCTTTTTGTATATCTCTTCGCAttgttcttcttcttttgtcaatattttcttttttttgtaaacatcAGTTTCTATCTCCCAGAACCTTCGTAGTAAATCGTTGTCTTCAGCCACCATTCTGGTTATGTGTAATGTTGTAACGTTGTGTTGGTCGCTCTGCGCTTCTATTTGTTTTCGACCCGTTAGTATCCACCCTAAAGTAGTTTTTTGAGCGACTATCCCATCATTCATTTTCACTAAACCTTCTTGAATAATTTGACAGTAGATTTCTGCGCCGAGCAACATATCCACCTTGCTGGGTGTGTCATAGGTAGGATCAGCCAATTTCAAAGTTTCAATGGCTTGTGGATCTATTAAAACATGCTTCGAGGGCAAATATGTGGATACCGACTTTAAAACGTAAGCTGAAACTAGAACAGCCTTCTTGTTTTCATATCTTGAATTAATTGTAATGTCGACCATGTGcttgacatttatttgtgtacttTCTTCAAGTCCAGAAACTACTCCCTTGATGTTAGTTCTTGACAAACCCAGTAATTGTACTACTCGTTCTGATACAAATGAAGCTTCTGAGCACGGGTCGATTAGAA
Encoded here:
- the LOC134749638 gene encoding uncharacterized protein LOC134749638; the protein is MECINSLNNLNVSTDSWDPIIIFLVGQKLDAESVKDWEQSVHKDSSEDMPKWEELQKFLVAKFRTLEMAAAVSVPTRDKSQTPKTFHVAEQEEDEVSLFQCAHVGVASQPTCTYCKSEHYIFNCKEFTKNSVEDRHDFVRKNRLCYNCLVPFHNVYRCKQKTSCRICKKRHHSLLHQTRESNEEVAPTQPQSQPEPDTKLTTLHVSKQQPSRKMLLATAQVAVRSTDGNTHILRVLIDPCSEASFVSERVVQLLGLSRTNIKGVVSGLEESTQINVKHMVDITINSRYENKKAVLVSAYVLKSVSTYLPSKHVLIDPQAIETLKLADPTYDTPSKVDMLLGAEIYCQIIQEGLVKMNDGIVAQKTTLGWILTGRKQIEAQSDQHNVTTLHITRMVAEDNDLLRRFWEIETDVYKKKKILTKEEEQCEEIYKKTTKRDESGRYAVHLPLKQNVKETVDLCGDTKQQAINRFKSLERKFGKDVKLKKEYTKVINEYKDMGHLRRSEKQNDDNALYLAHFAVIREDKDTSKVRIVYDASAKGSHGHSLNDTMMVGPVLQPDLRSLVVTWRKHKICVVGDIVKMYRMINMTKEHINLQRIVWRDRPEDEFESYELTTVTFGTAAAPFLAVRTLNQLAEDEAHEFPETAPVIKKSFYMDDLMVGNENIEETKKTCQEIKEILRRGGFQMQKWSSNSDEVLEYLKEDNSTRDTLEIKMDKIIKILGLTWNRQDDMFEITVNLPEMRSPITKRSILSDVARLFDPFGWLAPVIITAKVLIQKLWLSHLGWDDELPSDLTDEWIRYREELINLKDIKVQRWLNMTREDDHVELHGFSDASTQAYAAVTYLKVVRREVVYVSMIASRTKVAPLKQLSIPKLELCAAALLAELISDVAELLEIPKNKIFVWTDSMVVLAWLQSQPSRWKTFVANRTADITRLIDNDRWRHVQSADNPADIATRGVKAPELATQDLWWSGPEWLKRDQVEYEKTESAQTELESKTTCHVLVDERPIWERFSTMSRMKRVLAYCRRMLTLLPERKGELEESKHLTVKEMEKVEEECIRFYQNLVYGKDIDDLKRDGRVKKRSTLITLAPFLDEKGSAKELKGMFEPGKNNLASEVAELMATEGTTWHFIPPRMPSYGGLWEAGVQSAKRHLAGRRLAWTAKELVINPVLR